In Rattus rattus isolate New Zealand chromosome 9, Rrattus_CSIRO_v1, whole genome shotgun sequence, a genomic segment contains:
- the Nle1 gene encoding notchless protein homolog 1: protein MGRTLTGHSKWITGLSWEPLHMNPECRYVASSSKDGSVRVWDTTAGRCERILTGHTQSVTCLRWGGDGLLYSASQDRTIKVWRAHDGVLCRTLQGHGHWVNTMALSTDYALRTGAFEPAEATVNAQDLQGSLKELKERASSRYNLVRGQGPERLVSGSDDFTLFLWSPAEDKKPLARMTGHQALINQVLFSPDSRIVASASFDKSIKLWDGRTGKYLASLRGHVAAVYQIAWSADSRLLVSGSSDSTLKVWDVKAQKLTTDLPGHADEVYAVDWSPDGQRVASGGKDKCLRIWRR from the exons ATGGGCAGGACCCTCACTGGCCACAGCAAGTGGATCACAGGCCTAAGCTGGGAGCCCCTTCATAT GAACCCCGAGTGCCGCTATGTGGCCAGCAGCTCCAAGGATGGCAGTGTACGAGTCTGGGATACAACGGCAGGCCGCTGTGAACGCATCCTCACCGGGCACACACAGTCAGTCACCTGCCTCCGATGGGGAGGAGATGGGCTTCTATATTCTGCTTCCCAGGACCGCACTATCAAAGTCTGGAGGGCTCATGAT GGTGTGCTGTGCCGTACGCTTCAAGGTCATGGTCACTGGGTGAATACCATGGCACTCAGCACAGACTATGCCCTGCGCACGGGGGCCTTTGAGCCTGCTGAAGCCACAGTGAATGCCCAAGACCTGCAGGGGTCCT tgaaggagctgaaggagagggCATCGAGCCGCTACAACCTTGTGCGG GGCCAAGGCCCAGAGAGGCTGGTCTCTGGCTCAGACGACTTCACCTTATTCCTGTGGTCCCCAGCAGAGGACAAGAAGCCCCTTGCCCGGATGACAGGACACCAGGCCCTCATCAACCAGGTGCTCTTCTCTCCTGACTCGCGCATCGTGGCCAGTGCCTCCTTCGACAAGTCTATCAAGCTGTGGGATGGCAGGACGGGCAA GTACCTAGCTTCCCTGCGTGGCCATGTGGCTGCTGTGTACCAGATTGCCTGGTCAGCTGACAGCCGATTGCTGGTCAGTGGCAGCAGTGACAGCACGCTGAAGGTGTGGGATGTGAAGGCCCAGAAACTGACCACAGACCTGCCTGGCCACGCCGATGAG GTATATGCTGTTGACTGGAGTCCAGATGGCCAGAGAGTAGCAAGCGGTGGGAAAGACAAGTGCCTCCGGAT ATGGAGAAGATGA
- the Fndc8 gene encoding fibronectin type III domain-containing protein 8, whose protein sequence is MATVFCKVGGGEEAVPKKEALNVMNAIDQLPKPCPNPKFINRSMATKGLLLPSRRSLANYSEEENTDVMMQMPAEESEYSSDDTSMSPIPSTLMNPIKMTVTQPNSSFFAGILEGELNKLSVSSLAKNTTEKDNLAICTRSSKSQMATRGLLDLDNPALDTDTSSTRSESSVVMDVPEPPFICEHTVGDSTAVISWTYPAGKQQVSFYQVLLQEATKPGDKDTPKVKNRPWIFNKILGTTVKLMELKSNTSYCLTVRAANTAGVGKWCKPYKFATVSTDFNSFPENNPIQVTVQRRQPQRRTVSMTMEEMRRLEDLEYLYPY, encoded by the exons ATGGCAACGGTATTCTGtaaagtggggggtggggaggaggctgTACCAAAGAAAGAAGCCCTCAATGTTATGAATGCGATCGACCAATTGCCGAAGCCCTGCCCAAACCCGAAGTTTATTAACCGGTCCATGGCTACCAAAGGCCTCCTGCTTCCCTCACGACGCAGCTTGGCCAACTactcagaggaagaaaacaccGATGTCAT GATGCAGATGCCAGCAGAAGAGTCTGAATACAGTTCAGATGACACTAGTATGTCCCCCATACCGTCCACTCTGATGAACCCCATCAAGATGACCGTGACCCAGCCCAATAGCAGCTTCTTTGCCGGCATCCTGGAGGGTGAGCTAAACAAACTCAGTGTGTCATCACTGGCCAAGAATACAACAGAAAAGGATAATCTGGCCATCTGCACCCGCTCGTCTAAGTCCCAAATGGCCACCAGGGGCCTGTTGGACCTTGACAACCCTGCGCTGGACACGGACACCTCCTCAACACGTTCTGAGTCTTCTGTGGTCATGGATGTGCCAGAGCCGCCGTTCATCTGTGAACACACTGTTGGCGATTCCACAGCAGTG ATTTCCTGGACTTACCCTGCAGGCAAGCAGCAGGTCAGTTTCTACCAGGTGCTGCTGCAGGAGGCAACCAAACCAGGTGACAAGGATACGCCTAAGGTCAAGAACCGCCCCTGGATCTTCAACAAGATCCTGGGTACCACTGTCAAGCTGATGGAGCTGAAGTCAAACACGAGTTACTGTCTCACTGTCCGGGCTGCCAACACtgcaggggtggggaagtggtGCAAGCCCTATAAG tttgcaaCCGTGTCTACTGACTTTAACAGCTTCCCTGAGAACAATCCCATCCAGGTCACCGTGCAGCGCAGGCAACCTCAGCGGAGAACCGTGTCCATGACGATGGAGGAGATGCGGAGGCTGGAGGATCTGGAATACCTATATCCATATTGA